In one Halosimplex halophilum genomic region, the following are encoded:
- a CDS encoding NUDIX hydrolase, translating to MGWTVETDTVTHCPTCGAELGERETSDGTRPYCAACDLTVYRNPVPMARATVVDGDELLLVRLGVGEDAGEWALPGGRVEHGEPPRAGAARELEEETGLSVAPADLQLLGDGFLEFDATTMVSFNYAAPADAATGTVAAASDAADARFVSRAELREIDAPFRASGRDQLLAAFDAVGDE from the coding sequence ATGGGATGGACGGTCGAGACCGACACCGTCACGCACTGCCCGACCTGCGGCGCCGAACTCGGCGAACGGGAGACATCCGACGGGACGCGCCCGTACTGCGCGGCCTGCGACCTGACGGTCTACCGGAACCCGGTCCCGATGGCACGGGCGACGGTCGTCGACGGCGACGAACTGCTGCTGGTCCGGCTGGGCGTCGGCGAGGACGCCGGCGAGTGGGCGCTGCCCGGCGGCCGGGTCGAACACGGCGAACCGCCCCGCGCCGGCGCCGCGCGCGAACTCGAAGAGGAGACCGGGCTGTCGGTGGCGCCCGCCGACCTGCAACTGCTCGGCGACGGCTTCCTGGAGTTCGACGCGACGACGATGGTGTCGTTCAACTACGCTGCGCCCGCCGACGCGGCGACGGGGACGGTCGCGGCCGCCTCCGACGCCGCCGACGCGCGGTTCGTCTCCCGCGCCGAACTGCGCGAGATCGACGCCCCCTTCCGGGCCTCCGGCCGCGACCAGCTGCTGGCCGCGTTCGATGCCGTCGGCGACGAGTAG
- a CDS encoding DUF2103 domain-containing protein, whose amino-acid sequence MECRRCGSSLERPGDYCLVCRSDNADAVVLELDRDRARVTTLVDEEVVGVREVTTTPEDGDESEVVELRNFAGLVADEVRRKRPEEVYATGDREVLRAVRGQLHHEFYRVGDEDDPVESVLARRGEAPLEVVDAAPSEKIGGSHSTLVGGRAGKRAIRTVAGHPHVKKIIPGPIDAGGSGSRSGVRAKATRAGENGNVRLLIRDGSSVQENRVVTTARERELGEVVREDLNEALREADLQD is encoded by the coding sequence ATGGAGTGTCGGCGCTGTGGCTCGTCGCTGGAGCGGCCGGGCGACTACTGCCTGGTCTGTCGCTCCGACAACGCCGACGCCGTCGTCCTCGAACTGGACCGGGACCGCGCCCGCGTGACGACGCTCGTCGACGAGGAGGTCGTCGGCGTCCGCGAGGTGACCACGACGCCCGAGGACGGCGACGAGAGCGAGGTGGTCGAGTTGCGCAACTTCGCCGGGCTGGTCGCCGACGAGGTGCGCCGCAAGCGCCCCGAGGAGGTGTACGCGACGGGCGACCGGGAGGTCCTGCGGGCGGTCCGCGGGCAGTTGCACCACGAGTTCTACCGCGTCGGCGACGAGGACGACCCCGTCGAGTCTGTCCTCGCCCGGCGGGGCGAGGCCCCGCTGGAGGTCGTCGACGCGGCGCCGAGCGAGAAGATCGGCGGCTCGCACTCGACGCTCGTCGGCGGCCGGGCGGGCAAGCGGGCCATCCGGACCGTCGCCGGCCACCCCCACGTCAAGAAGATCATCCCCGGCCCCATCGACGCCGGCGGCTCGGGCTCGCGGTCGGGCGTCCGCGCCAAGGCCACCCGCGCCGGCGAGAACGGCAACGTCCGGCTGCTCATCCGCGACGGCTCCTCGGTGCAGGAGAACCGCGTCGTCACGACGGCCCGCGAGCGCGAGCTCGGCGAAGTGGTCCGGGAGGACCTCAACGAGGCGCTGCGCGAGGCCGACCTGCAGGACTGA
- the truD gene encoding tRNA pseudouridine(13) synthase TruD gives MREAHPVERAVGMEYYVSDAPGLGGRLREAPEDFRVTEVEAFDPEPLDSGAGAYPNVLARVTLRGWDTNDFAAELSDRLGISRERVSWAGTKDKHAVTTQLFSVEKVEPDDLRAVDIRDTEIEPLGRTGRPVLFGDLAGNAFEIAVRGLDLDAPELADAVTADLRAFASGSDPGESETADATAGDEPVTVGVPNYFGQQRFGSKRPVTHEVGLAVLRGDWKGAVLAYVGNPADREPESTREARAYVDETEDWAGALDRLPRRLGFERSMCHRLVERQGGGGDLDDEDYRAALEAVPSNLQRLFVNAAQSYAFNRILSERLERGLPFHEPVAGDVVCFADSDAPAGVALPDTDRTQRVTEDRVRTVRRHCERGRAFVTAPLVGTETELGDGEPGEIEREVLDDLDLDPADFDLPGEFESTGTRRAILLRTDLSVDGAGAGGTDGADGRGDADGVVTFEFTLPKGSYATVVLREYLKGDPDDL, from the coding sequence ATGCGCGAGGCACACCCCGTCGAGCGGGCGGTCGGGATGGAGTACTACGTCAGCGACGCGCCCGGTCTCGGGGGCCGCCTGCGCGAGGCGCCCGAGGACTTCCGCGTCACCGAGGTCGAGGCGTTCGATCCCGAACCGCTCGATTCCGGGGCCGGCGCCTACCCGAACGTGCTCGCGCGGGTCACCCTGCGGGGGTGGGACACCAACGACTTCGCCGCCGAACTCTCGGACCGCCTGGGCATCTCCCGCGAGCGGGTCTCCTGGGCGGGGACGAAGGACAAACACGCCGTCACGACGCAACTGTTCTCGGTCGAGAAGGTCGAACCCGACGACCTCCGGGCGGTCGACATCCGCGACACCGAGATCGAACCGCTCGGGCGGACCGGCCGGCCGGTCCTGTTCGGCGACCTGGCGGGCAACGCCTTCGAGATCGCCGTCCGCGGGCTCGACCTCGACGCGCCCGAACTCGCCGACGCCGTCACCGCCGATCTCCGGGCGTTCGCCAGCGGGAGCGACCCCGGGGAGTCCGAGACCGCGGACGCCACCGCTGGCGACGAACCCGTCACCGTCGGCGTCCCCAACTACTTCGGCCAGCAGCGGTTCGGCAGCAAGCGGCCGGTCACCCACGAGGTCGGCCTGGCGGTCCTCCGCGGCGACTGGAAGGGCGCGGTGCTGGCCTACGTCGGCAACCCGGCCGATCGCGAACCCGAGTCGACGCGGGAGGCCCGCGCCTACGTCGACGAGACCGAGGACTGGGCGGGCGCGCTGGATCGACTCCCGAGGCGACTCGGCTTCGAGCGGTCGATGTGCCACCGGCTCGTCGAACGACAGGGAGGGGGCGGCGACCTCGACGACGAGGACTACCGCGCCGCGCTCGAGGCGGTCCCCTCGAACCTCCAGCGGCTGTTCGTCAACGCCGCCCAGTCGTACGCGTTCAACCGGATCCTCTCGGAGCGGCTGGAGCGGGGGCTCCCGTTCCACGAACCCGTCGCGGGCGACGTGGTCTGTTTCGCGGACTCGGACGCGCCGGCGGGCGTCGCGCTCCCCGATACCGACCGCACCCAGCGCGTGACCGAAGACCGGGTCCGGACGGTCCGCCGGCACTGCGAACGGGGCCGCGCGTTCGTCACCGCCCCGCTGGTCGGCACCGAGACGGAACTCGGCGACGGCGAGCCCGGCGAGATCGAGCGGGAGGTGCTCGACGACCTTGACCTCGACCCCGCGGACTTCGACCTCCCCGGCGAGTTCGAGTCGACGGGGACGCGCCGGGCGATCCTGCTGCGGACCGACCTGTCCGTCGACGGCGCTGGCGCGGGCGGGACCGACGGCGCCGACGGACGCGGCGACGCCGACGGGGTGGTGACCTTCGAGTTCACGCTCCCGAAGGGCAGTTACGCGACGGTCGTCCTGCGGGAGTATCTCAAGGGCGACCCGGACGACCTCTGA